A stretch of the Lytechinus variegatus isolate NC3 chromosome 5, Lvar_3.0, whole genome shotgun sequence genome encodes the following:
- the LOC121415217 gene encoding spindle and kinetochore-associated protein 1-like isoform X2 — MECRTLNELKTHFEIKLTSLATCMDLVSIASEPYGVRSECHEQLIMMERDLCDAESSVASIREWVKEQQKKLEEAQILHENLKELNSRLSHMNHNLPERLPAHHKHVQRQPSQENHLPLQSKPVSENTDQNTRQGSMTSKRPAKPPPAPLMDYITVPEFKDVPKYMKGRMTYDNINGAVDGFNAAMETKYRLMKRPRSGLNDRDRKQYQKYKEQENKDTKGTFFVTEDDLRRHGSLKMDSSARAALTILRHCGRMREIRGGGLTRYTVIH, encoded by the exons ATGGAGTGCCGTACACTGAATGAATTGAAAACACACTTTGAGATCAAGCTCACCAGTCTTGCAACATGCATGGATCTGGTTTCTATTG CTTCCGAACCTTATGGGGTGAGATCAGAATGCCATGAGCAGCTAATCATGATGGAAAGAGATCTGTGCGATGCAGAATCATCCGTGGCTAGCATCAGAGAGTGGGTCAAAGAACAGCAGAAAAAGTTGGAAGAAGCTCAG ATATTACATGAGAACCTGAAAGAGTTGAACAGTCGCCTGTCTCACATGAACCACAATCTTCCAGAGAGGCTCCCAGCTCATCATAAACATGTACAGAGACAACCAAG TCAAGAAAACCACCTACCTCTCCAATCCAAACCTGTTAGCGAGAATACAGACCAAAACACAAGACAAGGAAGCATGACGTCAAAGAGGCCTGCAAAGCCTCCGCCAGCTCCTCTTATGGATTACATCACCGTGCCTGAATTCAAAGATGTTCCAAA ATACATGAAAGGACGTATGACGTATGATAACATCAACGGAGCAGTGGATGGCTTCAACGCAGCCATGGAGACCAAGTACAGATTGATGAAGCGCCCCCGCTCTGGACTCAACGACAGGGACAGAAAACAGTACCAGAAATACAAGGAACAAGAGAACAAAGATACAAAAG GAACATTCTTCGTGACAGAGGATGACCTTCGAAGACACGGTAGCCTCAAGATGGATTCATCGGCTCGAGCAGCGCTGACCATCCTGAGGCATTGCGGGAGAATGAGAGAAATACGAGGTGGTGGACTAACCAGATACACAGTTATTCATTGA
- the LOC121415217 gene encoding spindle and kinetochore-associated protein 1-like isoform X1, with product MECRTLNELKTHFEIKLTSLATCMDLVSIASEPYGVRSECHEQLIMMERDLCDAESSVASIREWVKEQQKKLEEAQILHENLKELNSRLSHMNHNLPERLPAHHKHVQRQPSSQENHLPLQSKPVSENTDQNTRQGSMTSKRPAKPPPAPLMDYITVPEFKDVPKYMKGRMTYDNINGAVDGFNAAMETKYRLMKRPRSGLNDRDRKQYQKYKEQENKDTKGTFFVTEDDLRRHGSLKMDSSARAALTILRHCGRMREIRGGGLTRYTVIH from the exons ATGGAGTGCCGTACACTGAATGAATTGAAAACACACTTTGAGATCAAGCTCACCAGTCTTGCAACATGCATGGATCTGGTTTCTATTG CTTCCGAACCTTATGGGGTGAGATCAGAATGCCATGAGCAGCTAATCATGATGGAAAGAGATCTGTGCGATGCAGAATCATCCGTGGCTAGCATCAGAGAGTGGGTCAAAGAACAGCAGAAAAAGTTGGAAGAAGCTCAG ATATTACATGAGAACCTGAAAGAGTTGAACAGTCGCCTGTCTCACATGAACCACAATCTTCCAGAGAGGCTCCCAGCTCATCATAAACATGTACAGAGACAACCAAG CAGTCAAGAAAACCACCTACCTCTCCAATCCAAACCTGTTAGCGAGAATACAGACCAAAACACAAGACAAGGAAGCATGACGTCAAAGAGGCCTGCAAAGCCTCCGCCAGCTCCTCTTATGGATTACATCACCGTGCCTGAATTCAAAGATGTTCCAAA ATACATGAAAGGACGTATGACGTATGATAACATCAACGGAGCAGTGGATGGCTTCAACGCAGCCATGGAGACCAAGTACAGATTGATGAAGCGCCCCCGCTCTGGACTCAACGACAGGGACAGAAAACAGTACCAGAAATACAAGGAACAAGAGAACAAAGATACAAAAG GAACATTCTTCGTGACAGAGGATGACCTTCGAAGACACGGTAGCCTCAAGATGGATTCATCGGCTCGAGCAGCGCTGACCATCCTGAGGCATTGCGGGAGAATGAGAGAAATACGAGGTGGTGGACTAACCAGATACACAGTTATTCATTGA
- the LOC121415218 gene encoding beta-1,3-galactosyltransferase 1-like: protein MHYVWEAVGKTPLVEDTDSKTSDYSTFLRFRPFLYKLIMLACLKRIHLVQGFATFVLGAVFMYSIQIIYSYPTLEKYSRSTVRATVDADRNDNLGFDDGNVDKIPLNHGYNAQSERYSRVGHTSDNVVDHVRGNGEQNKFELMIHEAERLLAEDIKKESGELPEDGEKKFEPEPKRKDTTYNKDKTIPRHQRYVDEPVDAHEYDYLLKPHVCSKVDGKRLKVFLIFIVSTAPWNFERRMLIRNTYGNKRKWPLLSFGTFRTVFLLGAVGNQTLQNRIRSEYETYRDIVQEDFLDSYGNLTLKTVMGLKWVTNHCRHARYTMKIDDDTMIHQEKLLQLLKYAPAVNFTAAGTLIKTPVIRDRRNKHYISETYYPSPTYPPYLNGPGYLLSTDLAEGLYKVAIRTPLFPWEDVFLGICLKQLGITPRVYRNFIFIQAREFHNKAKLVDTFLKHRTVVSNLGPEDMMLMWTIGSIE, encoded by the coding sequence ATGCATTATGTTTGGGAAGCCGTAGGAAAAACTCCGTTGGTCGAGGACACTGATTCAAAGACTTCTGATTATTCTACTTTTTTGAGATTCCGTCCCTTTCTCTACAAACTAATCATGCTCGCGTGTCTGAAGAGGATACATCTTGTTCAAGGATTCGCAACTTTCGTTCTTGGTGCAGTTTTCATGTACAGCATACAGATCATCTACAGTTACCCAACACTGGAAAAATATTCTAGGTCTACTGTGCGTGCAACTGTTGATGCTGACAGGAACGACAACCTTGGCTTTGATGATGGGAACGTGGACAAGATCCCACTGAATCATGGATACAATGCACAAAGTGAAAGGTATAGCAGGGTCGGACATACCTCAGACAATGTGGTGGACCATGTAAGAGGAAATGGagagcaaaataaatttgaattgatgaTACATGAGGCAGAGCGTCTGCTGGCTGAGGATATAAAGAAGGAAAGTGGTGAGTTACCAGAGGATGGGGAGAAGAAATTTGAGCCTGAACCGAAGCGAAAGGATACTACCTATAATAAAGATAAGACAATACCACGACACCAGCGTTATGTGGATGAACCCGTTGATGCTCATGAGTACGATTACCTACTTAAGCCACATGTCTGTTCGAAGGTGGATGGAAAAAGGTTAAAAGTGTTTCTCATATTCATTGTAAGTACAGCACCCTGGAACTTCGAGAGAAGGATGTTGATCCGAAACACGTACGGAAACAAGCGCAAGTGGCCCCTGCTTTCTTTCGGAACTTTCCGGACAGTCTTTCTTCTCGGTGCAGTTGGTAACCAGACGCTCCAGAACAGGATCCGGAGCGAATATGAAACGTACAGGGATATCGTCCAGGAGGATTTCCTAGACAGCTACGGTAACCTGACGTTGAAGACGGTCATGGGACTGAAGTGGGTGACCAATCACTGCAGACATGCCAGATACACCATGAAGATAGACGACGATACCATGATCCATCAAGAGAAACTGCTTCAGCTTCTGAAGTATGCACCGGCTGTAAACTTCACAGCGGCAGGAACACTGATCAAGACCCCGGTGATACGAGACAGACGAAACAAGCACTACATCTCAGAGACCTATTATCCCTCGCCTACCTACCCCCCTTATCTCAACGGACCAGGGTACCTGCTATCGACTGACCTAGCAGAAGGATTATACAAGGTGGCCATCAGAACTCCCTTGTTTCCATGGGAAGATGTATTCTTGGGGATTTGCCTGAAGCAGCTTGGGATAACGCCAAGAGTATATCGCAACTTTATATTCATTCAAGCCAGGGAGTTTCATAACAAGGCCAAATTAGTGGACACGTTTCTAAAACACCGCACCGTGGTCTCGAACCTAGGACCCGAGGATATGATGCTAATGTGGACCATAGGCTCAATTGAATAA